The following are encoded together in the Chanodichthys erythropterus isolate Z2021 chromosome 16, ASM2448905v1, whole genome shotgun sequence genome:
- the si:ch211-119o8.4 gene encoding somatostatin receptor type 5, which translates to MPAIVNLLFNTVSTNTTISFSLVLPLVSILSLLVGVGGHLLMWLVLMRNPRRRSKPSSVLLLNLSFADLCALLTLPCVLLSASSQNWQLGGGVCVLLSFMTSLTAGVDIFSLAALSVLRYRIVAPSTRPPATPAQVAGTVAVIWLVSIAMALPKVTYIQFDSGCTWSVGRGHWLGFLVPAFLVYYVAPLLCIALHCGLIITHLYRCRGTLAADHRNKKATALLIGSTLVFAISWLPYYVLEFVNVLSPSLNSVSSPASPAPSSATPSSSTEVSLLWEVTSLSAILLICLAPCWNPPLYFLLSKPALRQLRGLLRIMHQHWRAATLLQHIVPKHAPTQPHSQPGSQHILPAAQAQ; encoded by the exons ATGCCTGCCATTGTGAACCTGCTCTTCAACACGGTCTCCACCAACACCACCATCTCCTTTTCTCTGGTGCTGCCTCTGGTCAGCATCCTCTCCCTGCTGGTGGGGGTCGGAGGTCATCTGCTCATGTGGTTGGTGTTGATGCGTAACCCACGGCGACGTTCAAAGCCCAGCTCTGTCCTCCTGTTAAACCTGAGCTTTGCTGATCTGTGCGCTCTACTCACCCTGCCCTGTGTGCTACTGAGCGCCAGCTCTCAGAACTGGCAGCTGGGAGGAGGTGTTTGTGTGTTGTTGAGCTTCATGACTTCCCTGACCGCTGGAGTGGACATCTTCAGCCTGGCTGCCCTCTCTGTGCTCCGTTATCGAATAGTGGCTCCCTCGACACGGCCCCCCGCCACCCCAGCGCAGGT AGCTGGCACTGTTGCCGTTATCTGGCTGGTTTCCATCGCCATGGCCCTACCTAAAGTAACATACATCCAGTTCGACAGCGGCTGCACGTGGTCGGTGGGTCGAGGTCACTGGCTGGGCTTCCTCGTTCCAGCGTTCCTGGTGTATTACGTGGCTCCTCTACTCTGTATCGCCCTGCATTGCGGGCTCATCATCACACACCTGTACCGCTGTCGGGGCACCCTAGCCGCGGACCACCGCAATAAAAAAGCCACCGCCCTTCTCATCGGCTCCACGCTGGTGTTCGCCATCAGCTGGCTGCCTTATTACGTGCTGGAGTTTGTCAATGTTTTATCACCCTCCCTTAATTCTGTCAGCTCGCCCGCAAGCCCAGCCCCCAGCTCTGCCACCCCGTCATCAAGTACGGAGGTGTCTCTGCTGTGGGAGGTGACCTCACTGTCTGCCATTCTCCTGATCTGTCTGGCACCTTGCTGGAACCCGCCACTTTACTTCCTGCTATCCAAGCCAGCTTTGAGGCAACTGAGAGGGCTGCTACGCATCATGCACCAACACTGGAGAGCTGCTACCCTCCTACAGCACATAGTGCCAAAACACGCTCCCACTCAACCCCACTCTCAGCCCGGGTCTCAACACATACTACCAGCAGCGCAAGCACAATGA